The Hymenobacter baengnokdamensis genome includes a region encoding these proteins:
- a CDS encoding SusC/RagA family TonB-linked outer membrane protein → MKKSLYPIGWLLRGSALLLACGLPTSFVLAAPTGGHIPARLLKRPAPTIPVSGRVVGADGTGLPGVTVLVRASTIGTTTGADGSFSLNAPEGSTISFSYVGFVTQSVTVTSATASNLSVTLRETAQGLNEVVVVGYGTQEKSDVTGAISSVSGREIASQPVADPTQALQGRAAGVTVTQNSGAPGGAGGTTVRIRGISSAGNNSPLYVVDGFPLPSSDSNGNAVENQLNSINPNDIESIDVLKDASATAIYGLRAANGVVIITTKRGKAGNATISLDGYRGVQQPWRKLDLLNAQQYAVINNESLIAAGQPINPKYADPSSLTTSTDWQKAVFRPTAVIQSYNVSANGGSDKARFALSAGYFQQDGTLNGSNFERFTLRANGDIQLNKYVKVGNSLAVSHQEDRQLNTGNDEFGVINNVIQLPPTIPVYNPDGTYYEPTATADNFVEPNPVLQSLITNSKFSRNRIIGSFFAEVEPLKGLRFRSNVGVDLIFDNSNGFTPSLGPNSPRNSVAGAYSSSNYNPTYLIENTATYDRVFAEKHHLTILAGQSAQQFQYTYLSANRSGYLSNSLQNINAGPAANPAFPVTNGGIGVAPITDRLASYFGRINYEFAGKYLLTATAREDGSSQFAPGYQFGFFPGVSLGWRLSEESFIKDIPVISNLKLRGGYGQVGNPLNAGRFAYLATINTGISYPFGNPPTVLQGAAPTRGANNQLRWEINKQSNLGLDLGLFQNRIELTVDIYRRHSDNLISNVPPTLVSGTYEAIPTNAVTVQNKGIDISLNTRNLTGGSGLSWTTGITFSAYRNLIQSLNVATPFNGATTRTGTAISRFDQGVAIGSFYGYVADGLFQSAEEIAKLNAASPTGVYQFSGTAPGDIKFRDMNGDGVVNDLDRGFIGNPNPNFTFGVNNTLTYKGFDLTAFVQGSEGNKIYDLNRVYTEGGLYSNGNSSTRVLGRWTGPGTSTDVPRAVAGDPNQNLRVSSYFVEDGSYVRLKVLTLGYNFAKPLINRFGSQSLRVYLTAQNLVTLTKYTGFDPEIGSQAGAYGIDRGIYPQSRVFIAGLNIGF, encoded by the coding sequence ATGAAAAAAAGCCTATACCCTATAGGTTGGCTGCTTCGCGGTTCGGCTCTACTGCTGGCATGCGGACTTCCCACTAGCTTCGTTCTGGCGGCTCCAACGGGCGGACATATACCTGCCCGGCTGCTGAAGCGCCCGGCCCCTACTATCCCGGTGAGCGGGCGGGTGGTCGGCGCCGATGGCACCGGCCTGCCGGGCGTAACAGTACTTGTGCGGGCCAGTACTATTGGCACCACTACCGGTGCGGATGGCAGCTTCAGCCTGAATGCCCCCGAGGGCAGTACCATTTCTTTTAGCTACGTTGGCTTCGTTACCCAGTCGGTAACCGTGACCAGCGCTACCGCCAGTAATCTGAGCGTGACGCTGCGCGAGACAGCGCAAGGCCTGAACGAGGTGGTGGTGGTAGGCTACGGAACCCAGGAAAAATCGGATGTAACCGGGGCAATATCCTCGGTTTCGGGCCGCGAAATTGCCAGCCAGCCGGTAGCCGACCCCACCCAGGCGCTGCAAGGCCGCGCGGCCGGAGTAACGGTAACGCAAAACTCGGGCGCGCCGGGCGGGGCGGGCGGCACTACGGTGCGCATCCGGGGTATTTCCTCGGCCGGCAACAACTCCCCTCTTTACGTGGTCGATGGCTTTCCGCTGCCCAGCTCAGACTCGAATGGCAATGCGGTAGAAAACCAGCTCAACTCCATTAACCCCAACGACATCGAGAGCATTGACGTGCTCAAGGATGCCTCGGCTACGGCCATTTATGGCTTGCGGGCCGCCAACGGCGTGGTAATTATCACCACCAAACGCGGCAAGGCCGGCAACGCAACCATCTCGCTCGATGGCTACCGCGGTGTACAGCAGCCCTGGCGCAAGCTCGACCTGCTTAATGCGCAGCAGTACGCCGTTATCAATAATGAGAGCCTGATTGCGGCCGGCCAGCCTATCAACCCCAAATACGCTGACCCTAGCTCCCTGACCACGAGCACCGATTGGCAGAAAGCAGTGTTCCGGCCCACGGCCGTTATTCAGAGCTACAACGTCTCGGCCAACGGGGGCAGCGATAAAGCCCGCTTTGCCCTGTCGGCCGGCTACTTTCAGCAGGATGGCACGCTGAATGGCTCTAACTTTGAGCGCTTTACGCTGCGGGCCAATGGCGATATCCAGCTTAACAAATACGTTAAGGTGGGCAACAGCTTAGCCGTCAGCCACCAGGAAGACCGGCAGCTGAATACCGGCAACGACGAGTTTGGGGTGATTAACAACGTCATTCAGCTCCCGCCTACTATCCCGGTGTATAACCCCGACGGCACTTATTACGAGCCCACTGCTACCGCCGACAACTTCGTCGAGCCCAACCCGGTACTGCAGTCGCTGATTACCAATTCCAAGTTCAGCCGCAACCGCATTATTGGCTCCTTTTTCGCCGAGGTAGAGCCGCTCAAGGGTCTGCGCTTTCGGAGCAACGTAGGGGTCGACCTCATTTTTGACAACAGCAACGGCTTTACCCCTTCGCTCGGGCCCAATTCGCCCCGCAACTCGGTAGCGGGTGCTTACTCCTCGAGCAACTATAACCCAACCTATCTGATTGAAAACACGGCTACTTACGACCGGGTTTTTGCCGAAAAGCACCATTTGACCATACTGGCCGGGCAGTCGGCCCAGCAGTTTCAGTATACCTACCTGAGCGCCAACCGCTCGGGCTACCTGAGCAACAGCCTGCAGAACATTAACGCCGGCCCGGCCGCCAACCCGGCCTTTCCGGTTACCAACGGCGGCATCGGCGTTGCGCCGATTACTGACCGACTGGCCAGCTATTTCGGCCGCATCAACTACGAGTTTGCGGGCAAGTATCTGCTCACGGCCACCGCCCGTGAAGACGGCTCCTCCCAGTTTGCGCCCGGCTATCAGTTCGGCTTCTTTCCCGGGGTTTCGCTCGGCTGGCGCCTCTCGGAAGAAAGCTTTATCAAAGATATTCCGGTTATCAGCAACCTGAAGCTGCGCGGAGGGTATGGCCAGGTAGGCAACCCCCTGAACGCCGGGCGCTTCGCCTATCTGGCAACCATCAACACCGGTATCAGCTATCCGTTTGGCAATCCCCCAACGGTGCTGCAGGGCGCGGCGCCTACCCGGGGCGCCAACAATCAGCTGCGCTGGGAGATTAACAAGCAGTCGAACCTGGGCCTGGACCTGGGCCTGTTTCAAAACCGCATCGAGCTGACGGTAGATATCTACCGCCGCCACTCGGATAACCTCATCAGCAACGTGCCGCCTACCTTGGTATCGGGCACTTATGAGGCAATTCCCACCAATGCAGTAACGGTACAAAACAAGGGCATCGACATCTCGCTGAACACCCGTAACCTGACGGGTGGCAGCGGCCTGAGCTGGACCACCGGCATTACCTTCTCGGCCTACCGCAACCTGATTCAGAGCCTGAATGTAGCAACTCCCTTCAATGGGGCAACTACCCGCACGGGTACGGCCATCTCACGCTTCGACCAGGGGGTGGCAATCGGCTCGTTCTATGGCTACGTGGCCGATGGGCTGTTTCAATCGGCAGAAGAAATAGCCAAACTGAACGCTGCTTCGCCAACTGGTGTCTACCAGTTTTCCGGCACTGCTCCCGGCGATATCAAGTTTCGGGATATGAATGGCGATGGCGTAGTGAACGACCTCGACCGTGGATTTATCGGCAATCCTAACCCAAACTTTACCTTTGGTGTCAACAACACATTGACCTACAAAGGATTTGACCTGACGGCCTTTGTTCAGGGCTCCGAAGGCAACAAGATTTATGACCTGAACCGCGTGTATACGGAAGGTGGCTTATATAGCAATGGCAACAGCAGCACCCGCGTACTGGGCCGCTGGACCGGCCCCGGCACCAGCACCGACGTGCCCCGCGCCGTGGCCGGCGACCCCAACCAGAACCTGCGCGTGAGCAGCTACTTTGTGGAAGACGGCTCTTATGTGCGCCTCAAGGTGCTGACCCTGGGCTACAACTTCGCCAAGCCGCTTATCAACCGTTTTGGTAGCCAGTCGCTGCGCGTGTACCTGACCGCTCAAAACCTGGTAACCCTCACCAAGTACACCGGCTTCGACCCTGAGATTGGCAGCCAGGCCGGCGCCTATGGCATCGACCGGGGCATCTACCCCCAGTCGCGCGTGTTTATTGCTGGCTTGAACATTGGCTTTTAA